The genome window CCCGCTCCAGCAGACGCACAAAGGTATCCGGGTTGCGGTGAAACAACTCCGGCAGTGCCTCGTTCACAAATGCCTGAGATTGGGTCTTCTCGCTCACCATCTTTCCATCCACTTCGATTATACAGACACCAGAGCCGGTTGGACGCAACCTGTACAACAGCAAAGAACTAACAAGAATTTGACCTGCGGGAGGAGATTTTGTACAATGAAAATGTGAGAACGTGGTATCTGATCGCTTTACCGTTAGGATTCTTCCGTCCCGACCACGACCCGCCACCGGGGAGGCTTCTTTCGTGAAGCGGATTTTTTCTGTACTTTACTTTTATTCTTTTTTTCCAAGCCAAAGGAGTGTAAATCATGTCCCCGGTAGCCTTTCCCGCCAATAAACGTGCCCCCATTTATCGCGATGTTCCAGATGAGAAATGGAACGACTGGCGCTGGCAGTTGAGTCATCGCCTGAACAGTGTGGAAGATTTTGAGCAGGTTCTGCGCCTGACCGAGAGCGAACGCAAAGCCCTGACGACCCAGGGACTGTTTCGCGTGGACATTACCCCCTACTTCGTTTCACTGATTAATCCGGACGACCCCGACGATCCCATCCGTAAGCAGGTCATTCCCCGGGCAGAGGAAATTGTGCCTTTTACCGGCATGATGGAAGATTCGCTGGCAGAAGACCGCCATTCGCCGGTGCCGGGACTGGTGCACCGCTATCCCGACCGCGTGCTGATGCTGGTCACCACCCAGTGCGCCTCGTACTGCCGGTACTGCACCCGCTCGCGCATCGTTGGCGACCCCAGCGCCACCTTCTCGCGCGCTGAATTTGAGATGCAAATCGAATACCTCAAGCGCACGCCGCAGGTGCGCGATGTGCTTCTCTCCGGCGGCGACCCGCTGACCCTGGCGCCTAAACTGCTGGAAGAACTGCTTTCCCGCCTGCGGGAAATCGAACACATCGAGATTATCCGCATTGGCAGTCGCGTGCCGGTATTCCTGCCCCAGCGCATCACCCAGGAATTTTGCGACATGGTCTCCAAATATCATCCGGTGTGGATGAATATCCATGTCAACCACCCCAACGAAATCACCCAGGAACTGGCAGATGCCTGCGACCGTCTGACGCGGGCAGGCGTTCCGCTGGGCAATCAGAGCGTACTGCTGGCAGGGGTGAACGATTGCGTGCATGTTCAGCGCAAACTGGTACAGGATCTGGTGCGCATCCGCGTGCGCCCTTACTACCTGTATCAGTGCGATCTGGTGGAAGGCGCCGGGCATTTCCGCACGCCGGTTGCCAAAGGCATTGAGATTATCGAAGGTCTGCGCGGTCACACTTCGGGATACGCCGTGCCTACCTATGTGGTGGATGCCCCGGGTGGCGGTGGCAAGATTCCGGTCATGCCCAACTATCTCATCAGCATGTCCGACCACAAAATCATCCTGCGCAACTACGAAGGCTACATCACCACCTACGAAGAACCCATCACCTATCAGCCACACGACCCCAAAACCTGCCCGTACTGCCAGAACAAACGCCCCGAACCCGGACAAACCGGCATCACCGGCTTGCTGGATGGCGATGCCATGTTCATCAAACCGGAGCACTTCGATGAACTGCACAACCGCGGCGGCGGTCTGCACCGTCTGCGCGCGGATACAGAAAAATGGAAACCCTTGGGAATCGGCGGCGGGGAAGAACTCTAGCCAGCCCATTCCCGCTTGCTAAAGGAGGCAAATATGCACTACCGCAGGATGGGACGCACCGGTCTCAAACTCAGCGAAATCAGTCTGGGCGCCTGGGTGACCTTTGGCAGTCAAATTGACGAAAAGACTGCCACCGAACTCATCCATGCCGCCTATGATCAGGGCATCAATTTCTTCGACAACGCCGACGTGTATGCCGGCGGAGAAGCCGAAGTGCTTATGGGGCGCGCGATTCGCGGCTTGCCGCGGGAAGCGCTGGTGCTTTCCAGCAAGGTCTTCTGGCCCACCATGCCGGGGCCCAACGGGCGCGGGCTCTCCCGTAAGCATGTGATGGAGTCCATTCATGCCTCGCTCAAACGCATGCAGGTAGAGTACTTCGACCTGTACTTCTGCCACCGCTACGATCCGGATACACCGGTGGAGGAAGTCGTCTGGGTGATGAATGACCTGATTCGTCAGGGCAAAATCCTCTACTGGGGCACTTCGGAGTGGGAGCCGCATCAGATTATGGAAGCCATTGGCATCGCCCGCTCGCTCAACCTGATTGGTCCCAGCATGGAACAGCCCCAGTACAACATGTTCCACCGCAAGCGGGTGGAGAATTTCCTGGCACCGGTGTGCCGCGATTACGGCATCGGGCTGACTACTTTCAGTCCGCTGTACTTTGGCATTTTGAGCGGCAAGTATAACGAGGGCATTCCGGCGGGCAGTCGGGCGTCCATGGAAAGCATGGGCTGGCTGAGGGATTTAATCACCCCGGAGCGCATTGCCATCGTGCGGCAGTTGACCGAACTGGCAAACGAACTGGACGCCACCACCGCCCAACTCGCCATCGCCTGGATTTTGCGCCGCAAAGAAGTCAGCGCAGTGATTACCGGCGCATCCAGCCTGGAGCAGATGGACGAAAACCTGGGCGCCGCCGAAATTGCCGAAAAACTCGACGATGACATTCTGGAACGCATCGAGAACATTTTAGGCAATTTCCCTGAATAACAGGGGAGTTTTTTAAAAGAAAATCCCTCTCTCCAACCCCATGCGAGAGAGGGATTTTTTATGACCTGCTCAGGCTAGACCGGTTTAATCAGGCGCAATGCCACCCAATCGTTGATCTGGCGCTGTTCGACGAACTTCAGCCCTTTTTGGGCGGCGGCAAGCAGGACATCCGGGGCTTGCGTGTCAAGTATACCACTGAGAATTACCGTTCCACCCGGGCTGACCAGATCTGCCAATCCTGCATCGAACAAGCGGATAATCACCGGCGCAAGGATATTCGCCAGCACCAGCGGGGCATGTGTAAGGCTGAAATTGCCGGCAAGAATCTCGCTCACCGAACCCAAGCCCACTTCCAAGCGCTCCAGTACGCCGTTGGCTTCAGCATTTTCACGGGTGGAAATGACCGATGCCTGGTCAATATCCACCCCCAGGGCATGGCTGGCGCCCAGTTTGAGCGCGCCAATCGAAAGGATACCCGAGCCGCACCCGACATCAATGACCGGCTTACCGGGAATGACCGTATCCTCCAAAAAAGCCATACATAACTGCGTGGTGGGGTGCGTTCCCGTGCCAAACGCCATGCTGGGATCAATTTTCACCGGGATGCGGGTTTCTCCGGGGTTGGGCGCCATCCATGCCGGCAGAATGAGCAGACGCTCTCCCACAGGAATGGGGCGGTAATGCTGTTTCCATGCCGCCATCCAGTCTTCATCCTGAATGGTACGGAAAGAGGGTTCGGGAAGCGGTTGAATCTGGCCCAAATGCCACAGGGCTTCGGTCACTTTCTGGCGGGTTTCTTCAATATGCTCATCAATGGGAAGATAACCGTACACCTTGACCGGACCATAGGGCGTGCCTTCGTCTTCGGCATCGTTATAACGCACGGCGCTTTCTACCACTACGCCGCCGGAGACAAACCGGCTGAGTACTTCCGAAACGGCTTCGCCCAGTTCAGGGTCAACAGTAATGGATACTTCCAGCCAGTGGGGAGCATTGGACATAACAACCTCTCAATACAAAAGTTAAAGGGCGCTATGCTCAGCGCCCCGGAATTTAGATTTAGAAAAAGTCTCGCAAGCGTTCGAAGAAATTTTTTTCCTGCGGCTTCACTTCGCTCCCTAAGGTTTGGGCTAACTGTTCAAACAGGCGGCGTTGTTCCTGGGTCAGGCGGGTAGGCACTTCCACATTGATAATCACCAGTTGGTCGCCGCGCCCATTGGAACGAAGATGAGGCACACCCTTGCCCTTCAGAGTGAATACTTTGCCGGGCTGAGTTCCGGGGGGAATGCTCAGAGTGGTCTTGCCGTCAATCGTTGGCACTTCCACCTCAGCGCCCAGGGTTGCCTGGGCTATGTTGATGTTCAGATTCAATAGAATATCATCCTGCTTGCGTCGGAAATAGGCATGCGGTTTAACCTGAATCTCAATGTACAGGTTGCCATTGGGGCCGCCATTGACTCCGGGCTGACCTTCACCTGCCAGGCGGATTTGTTGTCCGCTGTCGATACCAGCCGGAATGGCAACCACTTTGCGCACCGTCTTGCGCTCCAATCCCCGCCCGCGGCAGGTTCGGCAGGGTGAATCAATAACCTCTCCGCTGCCATTACAGGTCGGGCAGGTAATCACCTGTACCATGGAACCCAAAATAGTCTGGCGCACCTGGCGCACTTCGCCGCGCCCGCCGCAGGTCACACAGCGTTGAGGGCGCGTGCCCGGCTCGGCACCGCTGCCCCGGCAGGACGAGCAAATCTCGTCG of Anaerolinea thermophila UNI-1 contains these proteins:
- the ablA gene encoding lysine 2,3-aminomutase; translated protein: MSPVAFPANKRAPIYRDVPDEKWNDWRWQLSHRLNSVEDFEQVLRLTESERKALTTQGLFRVDITPYFVSLINPDDPDDPIRKQVIPRAEEIVPFTGMMEDSLAEDRHSPVPGLVHRYPDRVLMLVTTQCASYCRYCTRSRIVGDPSATFSRAEFEMQIEYLKRTPQVRDVLLSGGDPLTLAPKLLEELLSRLREIEHIEIIRIGSRVPVFLPQRITQEFCDMVSKYHPVWMNIHVNHPNEITQELADACDRLTRAGVPLGNQSVLLAGVNDCVHVQRKLVQDLVRIRVRPYYLYQCDLVEGAGHFRTPVAKGIEIIEGLRGHTSGYAVPTYVVDAPGGGGKIPVMPNYLISMSDHKIILRNYEGYITTYEEPITYQPHDPKTCPYCQNKRPEPGQTGITGLLDGDAMFIKPEHFDELHNRGGGLHRLRADTEKWKPLGIGGGEEL
- the dnaJ gene encoding molecular chaperone DnaJ — translated: MTQRDYYEVLGVPRTATPEEIKSAFRNLARQYHPDVNKSPDAEEKFKEINEAYAVLSDAEKRAAYDRYGHAGLNGMGGMPDFSTIDLSDIFEELFGFGIGMGSRRASRNAPRRGADLNTTLTLTFEEAVFGCEKEVEFTRDEICSSCRGSGAEPGTRPQRCVTCGGRGEVRQVRQTILGSMVQVITCPTCNGSGEVIDSPCRTCRGRGLERKTVRKVVAIPAGIDSGQQIRLAGEGQPGVNGGPNGNLYIEIQVKPHAYFRRKQDDILLNLNINIAQATLGAEVEVPTIDGKTTLSIPPGTQPGKVFTLKGKGVPHLRSNGRGDQLVIINVEVPTRLTQEQRRLFEQLAQTLGSEVKPQEKNFFERLRDFF
- the prmA gene encoding 50S ribosomal protein L11 methyltransferase; this translates as MSNAPHWLEVSITVDPELGEAVSEVLSRFVSGGVVVESAVRYNDAEDEGTPYGPVKVYGYLPIDEHIEETRQKVTEALWHLGQIQPLPEPSFRTIQDEDWMAAWKQHYRPIPVGERLLILPAWMAPNPGETRIPVKIDPSMAFGTGTHPTTQLCMAFLEDTVIPGKPVIDVGCGSGILSIGALKLGASHALGVDIDQASVISTRENAEANGVLERLEVGLGSVSEILAGNFSLTHAPLVLANILAPVIIRLFDAGLADLVSPGGTVILSGILDTQAPDVLLAAAQKGLKFVEQRQINDWVALRLIKPV
- a CDS encoding aldo/keto reductase, with product MHYRRMGRTGLKLSEISLGAWVTFGSQIDEKTATELIHAAYDQGINFFDNADVYAGGEAEVLMGRAIRGLPREALVLSSKVFWPTMPGPNGRGLSRKHVMESIHASLKRMQVEYFDLYFCHRYDPDTPVEEVVWVMNDLIRQGKILYWGTSEWEPHQIMEAIGIARSLNLIGPSMEQPQYNMFHRKRVENFLAPVCRDYGIGLTTFSPLYFGILSGKYNEGIPAGSRASMESMGWLRDLITPERIAIVRQLTELANELDATTAQLAIAWILRRKEVSAVITGASSLEQMDENLGAAEIAEKLDDDILERIENILGNFPE